The DNA segment GGCTGGGACAACCCCAATGTGTTTCAAATATGCACCTTAAATGAAACCAAATCAGAGCTCAAAAAGAGACAAGAAATAGGCAGGGGCCTTCGTCTTCCAGTTGACCAGACTGGTAATAGGGTCTTTGATGAGAACATTAACAGGCTGACTGTAATAGCCAACGAAAGCTATGAGGAATTTGCACTAAAGCTGCAGCAGGAGATTACAGAAGAATGTGGAGTAGACTTTGGCGGCAGAATTAAAAACAAAAGAGAACGTAAGAAGCTAGGTTTTAAGAAAGAAATTCTCCTTGACGAAAACTTTAAAGCCCTATGGGAGCGCATCAAACATAAGACTCGTTATGCAATTTACTTTGACACCAGTGACTTGATAAGAAAATGTGCAGGTGCCATTAAAGATATGCCGCCAGTTACCAGCCCCAAGATAAGAACCCAGAAGGTCAAGCTAGGCCTTAGCACGACAGGTGTGGATACCACAATTTCCAGGATCTCAGAGGCCACAGTTCAGTTAGAGATCAGCAGCATTCCAGATGTGGTAAGCTACATGCAAAGAGAAACTGAACTTACCCGTAGTACATTGACTGACATTTTACTAGCTTCGGAAAGATTAGCTGATATAAGAGTTAATCCACAGCAGTTTATGGATATGGCAGTAAAAGAAATCAAGCGGGAACTTCATAACCTTATGATAAACGGCATTAAATATGAAAAAATAGCGGGCCAGGAATATGAAATGATGTTGTTTGAGGAAAAAGAAATAGAAAGCTACCTCAGCAATATAGTTCCAGTAAACAATTCCATCTATGACCATGTGGTAGTAGACTCAGATGTGGAAAGAAAATTTGCCGAAATATTAGACGAAAGAGAAGATATCAAGCTATTTATCAAACTGCCGGCCTGGTTTGTGGTAGAAACTCCAATTGGTACTTACAACCCTGACTGGGCAATTGTGAAGGAAGAGGATAAAAAGCTGTATCTGATAAGAGAAACCAAATCCACCCTAGACCTGGATAAGCTTCACCTCTCAGAGGCACAAAAAATCAAATGCAGCAAGAAGCATTTTGAGGTTTTTAATGATGTGGATTATAAAGTTGTGACCAGTGCTAGTGAGGTGTAAATTTTGAAAAGAAATATTAATTTTCGTCGATTATTACAAATAAATGCATAAAATATATCTAAAGAATGTACAATACTACGGCACTTACCCGTTTAGTGCCGTAGTATTGTACAATGGCAACAGTCCTTGCCGTAAAAAGATTAAGCAACATGTTATTTCGTTTATCCATCAGCTGGACCTTGGTAGTAATGAGGACACCCAACTGATATAATATGGGTATGCTCCTTTTTATATGTGAAAATTAGAATAATTCATGAATTTATTGGAGGTGTTGTATTCGTAAAAAAATATAATTTTACTATTCTTATAGAAAAAGATGAAGATGATGTATATGTGGCATCTGTGCCAGGCTTAAAAGGTTGTTATACACAAGCTAGATCTGTGGAGGAATTGCTTCCAAGGATAAAGGAAGCGATAGAGCTTTGTCTTGAAGTAGAAAAAGAGGAGTATACCCAAAACAAATTTATTGGGGTACAGCAGGTAGAGGTTACATTATGAGTAAGTTGACTATTATTATAAATTTTTTTATCAAAGTCTTTATTCTTGAAATATTTACTATATTGGTATATGATTAATTTATGGCAAAAAAACTTCTAACAGAGGAGGGTCGTTACTCGCTGATTGTTAGTTGAACTATCCAGGAGCATAGCGCGGTTTAGATTTCACCTTTAAAGGAGAAAGAATTTAAGTAGCGGTTTGCTGTTGGATAATAATACAATTGTTGGAAGGACATTTAAAGAGTATATTAACTGGTTGAATGCAAGTCCAACATCATGTGCTGAATAGGCATGTTGATGTTGGGCTATTTTTTTAATTAGGTTTACAATTTAATAAGCGCAGTGACAATAAGTTTAGTTAGTCTGACGAAAAGGGAGAGATCAAATGCTATGTGCAAACAAAATACTGAACTGAAGGTTAAAGATATTCTGAATTGTTATCAAGGCAAAGAGAGGGAGATTATTCCCATTCTGCAGCAGATTCAGGAAGAACTAGGTTATTTATCTGAAGAGGCTATGCTGGCAACAGCCAGGTTTGTCAGGGTGCCGGAAAGCAAAATCTATGCTACTGCCACCTTCTACGCTCAATTCCGGTTTAAACCGGTTGGGCGGAACCATGTGGCGGTATGCCGGGGAACCGCATGCCATGTTCGGGGGGCTGAGCGAATCTTAGATATCCTGGAACGGCAGTTGGGCATTAAAGAGGGGGAAACCTCCCAGGACTTGGAATACACTCTGGAAGCGGTAGCTTGTATCGGGTGCTGTGCCTTAGCTCCTGCTATTACCATTAATAACCAAGAGGTTCATGGTCAGTTAACCCCTAAAAAAGTGGCAGAGTTATTCCCTGCCGCTGCAAAGGGGGGCAATTAAATTGAGTATGAAAACGGTTTTAATCAGCCAGGGGACCTGCTGTAAATCAGCTGGTGCCGATAGGGTTCTTGCTGCTATGGAGAGGGAGTTAAGTGAGGTCGGGTTGGAGGCTATTGTGAAAACCCCAGGTTGTCATGGTTTTAGTGAAATAGATCCAGTGGTGGTTATTGAGCCCGATGGAATTTTATACGCCAAGGTAAAGGCAGAAGATGTGCCAAAAATTGTTCAATCCCTTATGGACGAAAATCGGTTGGCGAAAGGACTGTACTACCGTGACCCTGTCACCAATGAAGGGATTCCTTATGCGCAAGATATTCCCTTCTTTAATAAACAGCAGCGTACCATCCTAAAAAACTGTGGTGTGCTGGATCCCCGGGATATCAATGATTACATGGAGGCCGGGGGTTATCGTGCTGTTCGCAAGGCCCTTCTGGAAATGACTCCAGCTCAGGTGGTGGCTGAGGTGAAGCGCTCTGG comes from the Desulfitibacter alkalitolerans DSM 16504 genome and includes:
- the nuoE gene encoding NADH-quinone oxidoreductase subunit NuoE, with the translated sequence MCKQNTELKVKDILNCYQGKEREIIPILQQIQEELGYLSEEAMLATARFVRVPESKIYATATFYAQFRFKPVGRNHVAVCRGTACHVRGAERILDILERQLGIKEGETSQDLEYTLEAVACIGCCALAPAITINNQEVHGQLTPKKVAELFPAAAKGGN
- a CDS encoding type II toxin-antitoxin system HicB family antitoxin, with protein sequence MKIRIIHEFIGGVVFVKKYNFTILIEKDEDDVYVASVPGLKGCYTQARSVEELLPRIKEAIELCLEVEKEEYTQNKFIGVQQVEVTL